The region ATTTATAGTAAATTTTTGCACCGTCTTTTAAATTCACGGCAGGCGCATTTGAAGTTTTTGATAACTTTTTATCCCCACTTTTAAGCAGGCTGTGATGGATAAAATTTGCGTTTTTGAAATTTAATCCAAGCAAATTTGCCATATATTTTTGGGCGGCCGAACACTCAAGCAGATCCTCTCCTCGCACGAGCAAATTTACTCCAAGCATCTCGTCATCAATAAGGCTTGCAAGGTTATAAGCGGCGGCGCCGTCTTTTTTATATATCATAAAATCACCCATGTCTTTAGCCAAATTTATACTTTTGCTTTGGTTTAGATTTGCAAGCCCAAATCTTGTGCCGTCGCAACCAACTTCTATCATCTCATCGCTATTTACGTGAAGTCTGACGCAGGTTTTACCCAGAGTAAATTTTAGATTTTTGTTTAGGCAAATTTGTTTATAGATGCCGTTTTCAAAGGAATTTCTCATCGAATGAGAGCACTCGCAAGCATAACAAACTCCTAAATTTTCAAGTCTCTTAAGCGCGGCTTCGTAGTTTGAAGCTCTAAATTTAAAGCTAAATTTTGATTCAAATTCAGTCACCGAGCTGGCTCCGCCGTCAAAGTCGACACCAAGCATATCAAGCACACGAAAGATGTTTTCAGTATATTGGCTTTTGTATCTCACAAGATCGTAATCATCAATACGAAGGTGCAAAATTCCGTCAAAAGCACGCGTAAAAAGATAGGTTAAAAGAAAGTTATACACATTTCCGGCGTGAAGAAATCCGCTTGGAGTAGGAGCTATACGAGAGATAATTTGAGAATTCATCTAGAATAGTCAAGACTTATGAAATTTTAAAAACAAAAAAGAAAATTTAATCACATAAATTTAAAGCCGCCCAAGCGAGCGGCTAAATTTTAATCTTTCGGGCGAGCTTCATTGACTCTTAAAGTTCTACCACCGATCTCTTTATCGTTTAGTGCCTCTATCGCTTTTGCGCCTGCAGCGTCATCCATCTCAACAAATCCAAATCCCTTTGAGCGATCCGTCTCGCGATCTCTTACTATCTTTGCGCGTTTTACTTCGCCAAACGGCGAAAAAGTATCCTTAAGCTCTGCCTCAGTCATGCGATATGACAAGTTACCGACGTAAATATTCAAAGTAACATTTCCTTAAATTCAAATTTCCGATAAAATCGGTTGTCTGATAATACCTGAATTTGCAAAAAATAGCTAGTAAATTTAGCCTTTAATATAAATTTGGTCAAATTTTACCCAACAAATAAAAGACCTTCTTTTACATCTTTGTAAATTTGCTCACCACAAAGATTTCTAACCAGCTCAAGAGCAAATTCCATAGCCGTAGCAGGTCCGCGAGAAGTGATGATGTTGCCGTCTTTTACTACATTTTGTGAGCTTATATAGCCGTCTTTACCAACTTTTGTTTCAAAGCCGGGGTAGCAAGTGTAACTTTGTTTTATCACTTCAGCTTTTGCCAAGGCCATAGGCGCTGCGCAAATGGCTGCTACGAATTTGCCGTTAAGATCAAATTCTTTTAAAATGGCTTTAAGCCTATCGCTATCAGTCAAATGCTGAGCACCCGGTAAGCCGCCCGGAAGCACTATCATATCAAACTCACTCTCGGAAATTTTGTCTAAAGTAGTATCGGCATTAACTTTTACACCGTGAGCTCCTGTTAAAATATCTGCATCAAGTCCTACAAATTTCGCCTGAACTCCGGCTCTTTTTAATATATCAATAATGGTTATCGCTTCTATCTCTTCAAAGCCATTTGCAAGCATTACAGCAACTTTTTTCATATTTACTCCTTTGAATTTTTGTGAAATTTTATATTATTTTATCAAATATATGTTACAATTATTCAACTTTTTACCGGAAAGGAATTCACAATGGAAGTAAAGATAACTTATTGTAACTCTTGAAACTACAGACCGACAGCTTCTCGTGTAGAAGAAAAAATTTTAGAACAAGTCCCTGGCGCATCGGTAAGTAAAGTCGTAGGAGATAGCGGCAATTTCATCATTGAAGTAGACGGTAACGTGCTATACTCCAAAAAAGACCTGATAGGAACATCGGTAAATGCGCTTCCGAATCATGATGAAATAATGGAAATAGTAGAGCGTATAAAGGCGCTTTGATAAGTCATTAGTCAAAGTCAAATTTGGCTTTGACTATTTTGTTTTGCAATATCTTAATTTATTAGAGAACTCAAAAAGATTTTAAATCTTATTTTGTTTTCTTATTATTGTATCTTCGAATTTGATTCAAAGATTTTCTTTAAAAATATAGTAATGATTAAAATAGTCGTTTAGTAAGAATTTCATAATTTTAAAATTAATATTGAGGCACTATGGAAGCTTACTAAAAGTAAAAGTTAATAGGTTTTTCTAAAAAAGAAGCGATTTTAGAAAAACCAAATTATTTTAAGTGGTGCCTTTTGATAATTTTATAAAACACCAAAAGGCTATTTGTAAATTTATTTATTAGCTCGCTCGATATACTCGCCTCTAACGGTATCTACGCGGATAACTTCGCCTTCAAGCACGTGAAAAGGAATTTGCACCACAGCACCGCTTTCAAGCGTAGCAGGCTTCTTACCGCCTTGTGTATCTCCTTTGAAATTTGGTGGAGTTTCAACTATCTTTAGCTCAACTACTTGAGGAACTTCCACACCGATAGCCTTGCCGTTATGAAAGAGGATATCAACCATCATTCCGTCTATCATCCATTTTTTCACATCGCCCACATCATCATCGCTTATAGCCACCTGCTCGTAAGTAGCGGTATCCATAAACTGGCAATACTCACCGTCGTCATAAAGATATTGCATCTGTTTTTCTTCCAAATTCGGCTGATCGGCTTTATCTCCGGCGTGAAATGTCTTTTCAAGTACTTTACCGTCTATAAACGACTTAATCTTGGCTCTTACAAAAGCAGCTCCCTTGCCCGGTTTTACGTGTTGATATTCGACCACTTTGTAAGGAATACCGTCTAATTCGATCTTTAAGCCCTTTTTTAAATCGCCCATTGAATATGTCGCCATAAATTCTCCTTATAAATAAACTTGGCGATTATATCAAATTTACAATTATAAAATTATTATTTGAAGCGGAAATTTAGTAGTAAATTTTATAAATATAAAAAGCAAGAAGTGAAATTTAGCGCCAAATTTTAGTTCTGCTTGCTACCGAATTTAAATTTTCCTTCTTTTTTCTTACTGTGATCCATCTGAGAATAAATCTCTCTTGTTAGTTGCTCGCTAACACTTGGCTCATCCTCGGGCATTTTTTGAAATTTCTTTTTCTCGACTAAAATTTTCTCAAAATTTTGAGCACTTTTTTTACGCACTTCACTTTCGCAGCCCGCAAACAAAACCACCAAAAACGCAATGAAGAAAAATTTAATCAATAAAAGCCTTTAAATTTAAAATATAGCCCCTCCAAAAGAGGGGTTAAAACCATCAAATAACAGCGTATTTTGCCCAAACGCAAACATCAAGCTCGTTAAGCTTGCCAAGAGTCTCTTTGGAAACTTTTTCATCCACAAGCACTACCGCAAGCGCAAATCCATGATCGTCGCGTCCAAGACGGAAGTCTGCGATATTTATCTTCTCTTCGGCTAAAATTGCACTTATCTTAGCAATAACGCCAGGAACGTCTGAGTTTTTAAAGATTATCATCTTGCCTTTTGGTTTAAAGTCGGTCTTAAAGCCATTGATATTTACTATGCGTTGCTCGGCTTCGTTAAATACCGTGCCGCTAACTGAAGTGATGCCTTGATCGGTGGTTATTTTAACGGTTATTTTATTTTTATATCCGCTCTCAGGCACGATAGTAGTGTCTGTTAAAATTCCTTTTTCATCGGCGATAAATTGTGCATTTACATAGTTTATCTTATCCCCTAAACTCTCTTTTAAAACACCGACTATAGCAAACGTAAGCATTGATTTTATATAGTTGCCCACCTGCCCGTTAGCTTCAACCTTAATAGCCTTAACAGGAGCCTGAGTAAGCTGAGCTCCTAAAAACGACATCTTCGAGATAAGCTCGATATAGGGCTCCACAAAAGGCGGTAAGTCCTCTGTCTTGATAGGTAAATTTAAAGCGTTTGGATAGCTTATGCCTCTAGCTGCACTTATGGCTTGCTCGGCTGCGGCAACTGCGATATTGCTTTGAGATTCAAGAGTGTTTGCGCCAAGATGAGGGGTAACGCTTACATTTTCAAGATCAAGCAAAGGATGATCGGTAGCCGGCTCGCGAGAGAATACATCAATACCGGCAAAGGCTATCTTGCCGCTTTTTAGTCCGCTATAAAGCGCTTCTTCGTTGTAAAGTCCTCCACGAGCGCAGTTGATAAGCCGCACACCGTCTTTCATCTTCAAAATTTCATTTTCGCCGATGATATTTGCGGTTTCTTTCGTCTTTGGTGTGTGGATAGTGATAAAATCGCACGCTAAAATATCATCAAAATCTCTTGTATAAACTCCGCCCATATCGGTTACTTTTGACGGATCGATATATGGATCGTAAGCTATGATCTTCATACCAAAAGACGCCGCTCTAATGGCAACTCTTGAGCCGATATTTCCAAATCCTATGACACCTAAAGTTTTATTAAAAAGCTCAACTCCATACCACTTCTCGCGCTTCCAAATTCTATCCATCTTAAGGTCGTTATGAGCATAAGGAAGGCTTCTTGCAGCGGCCAGCATATGAGCCATAGTTAGCTCAACTGCGGCTATCGTGTTTGCCGTAGGAACGTTCATAGCGATAATGCCTCGCTTCGAGCAACCGTCTATATCGACATTATCTACACCAACCCCTGCTCTAACGAGAGCTTTTAAATTTTTAGCAGCATTTAAAAATTTCTCATCAATCTCCGTTGAGCTTCTAGTAATAGCCACATCGGCTTCGCCAATGATATTTAAAAGTTCATCTTTTGGCACCGAAGTAGCATCTATTACTTTTATATTTTCTTCTCGGTTTAAAATTTCAAAACCTATTTTATGAATAGCGTCGCATACAATTATCGTTTTCATAATCTGATCTCCTTTATGCTTGAGTGTATATCGTAAGTTTTAAGTTCGTTTATAACGTGGTTTAAGACATCTTTATCTTGTGTGTTTAGATAGATTAAATTTGTTGAATTTTGCTTGACTATACTAAAATCAACCGAGACGCTATCAAGAGTTTGGCTAAGACAAAACATAGAGTATATATCGTCTTTATCGATAATCAGTTGATATACACTCTTGGTTTTAGGAATTGCTTTGTCTTTAAACTCTATAAATATCTCGTTAGTCGCTAAAATATACTCTTTTTGAGGCAAATTTGCAAGCTCATTCACCCACAAATTTACCTGTTTATTCTCATTTTTTATCTCTGTTTGCTGAATTGTTTCGTTACTCAAATCGCCTTGAGCCAAATTTGCATTTGCATACCTCCAAAGCATAAAGCCCGAAGCGCAAACAAAAATCAACAAGCAGACGACGACAAAGGCAAACAGATGCCGTTTCATTTAAATTTACGACAATTGTTCTTTAATGATATCGCCCAAAGTTACCTTGTCATCGCTATTTATCTCATTTAGCACTTCGCGCTCTTTTTGCTTAGCAAGACGTCTGATACTTAGGCGAATTCTATTCTTTTTCTCGTCGATAAATGCGATTGCAGCTTCGATATTATCGTTGATATTAAGCTCTTCGGCTTTTACATTGCCCATATCTTCTTTACGAATAAGAGCATCGATATTATCGCCAAGCTCTACAAAAATTCCAAATTCTTTAATATCGCGAATTTTGCCGGTCACGATATCGCCGACATTGTATTTTTTAGCGTATTCTTGAACAGGACTTTGCTTTAGATCTTTTAAGCTAAGCGAAATTTTTTGCTCGGTATTGTCGATCTTAACGATCTTAACTTCAATCTCATCGCCAACTTTAAACATATCTTTGCACTTATCATTTCTGTCCCATGAAGCATCTTCGTTGTGAAGCAATCCTTCAACCGCTCCTATCTTAATAAACGCTCCAAAATTTGTAACCGTAGTAACGGTACCTTTTACCACATCGCCTTCTTTAAATTTAGCCTTAAATTCATCAAAAGGTTTTGGCAAAAGATTTTTTAAACTTACTCTTAAACGGCGATCTTTTACGTCTATTTCGATAACTTCGACATCAAGCTCTTCGCCCTCGCTTATATGATCTTTTGGATTTTTGATATTTTTATCCCACGAAATTTCAGAGATGTGCAAAAAGCCCTCTATGTCATTTCCAAGATCAACGAACGCGCCGTATGGTTCGATATTGCTAACGATTACTTTTATAGTATCGCCGACTTCCAGTCCATCTTTGATCTCGTCCCAAGGATCAGGCATTGCGGCTTTAATCGATAAAGAAAGATGTTTTTTGTCATCATCGTATTTGATAACTTTAACTAAAACCTTATCGCCTTCTTGATAAAGCGAACCCGGATTTACGGGACCTTTGTAGCTGATTTCGCTATAATGAACAAGTCCATCGACTCCACCGACATCAACAAACATACCGTAAGTCGTGATCTTTTTAACCGTTCCTTCTATAACTTCCAGATTATCTACTATTGAGGAGATGGCCTCTTTTTTCTTGCGACGATTCTCGTCAAGTATTCTCTTTCTTGAAACGACTATGCTTTGCTCTTCTTTGTCAACTTTAATAACTTTTACTTTGTAAGTTTTTCCTATGATTGAGCCGGCATCTTTAAAGCCGCTTTGGGATTTCGGCAAGAAAAATTCTATACCGTCGTTATTTTGAGCTACGAAACCGCCTTTGTTCTTACTTACGATTTTTACATCAAAAACATCTTCGCTATCTTCATTGTAAGCATCTATATAAGCTTTAACCTTCTCTTTTCTTAAAGCTTTTTTATGAGAAACTATAGGCCTTCCGCCTCTTGAACCAGTAATCGCAACTTTTAACGTATCGCCGACATTAAATTTAAGATTTCCATCCTCATCGCTAATCTCAGTGATATTTAAAATACCCTCTGATTTTTTACCGACATTGACAAAAACCTCATCGCCTTTTATATCAACGATAATTCCGTCGCTATCTTCTTCGGTCTTTTTAAAAGACTCCTCTAACATCGCAGCAAAGTCTATATCTTCGATATCTTCATCCTTTGCCTTATTTATTTGAACATTTTTGTTCACCTCAGCCATCTTGGTCCTTTTGAGTATATTTTATCTGCGCCTGCAAGAGGGCAAATTGAATTTATTATACTTAAAATATCTTATTTGCAGATTAACTATCTGAATTTTGGGTACAAATTTCAATTTAAATCTAAAATTTAATTTCAAATTTTCACAAATTTTAATTTCGTTTTAAAATTCAGATAGCATAAATTTTAATCAGGCTTTAGCTCTTTAATTTTATTTATAACATCTTGGATAATCCAATCAGGAGTGCTTGCTCCCGCGCTTATTCCGCAATGATTTTTCCCTTCAAACCATGCGCCTTCAAGCTCGCTTTCATTTTCTATGAGGTAGCTATCGTCGCAAAAATTTTTAGATATCAGATAAAGCTGTTTTGTGTTTGAAGAATTTTTTCCACCTATTATAACCATAACATCGGCTTTTTGAGCTAAATCCTTCACAGCTTCTTGATTTTCAAGAGTAGCGTTGCAAATAGTATTAAAGACCCTTACTTCTTTAGTTTTTAACATTAAACAATTTACAATCTGCATAAGTTTTTCGACTTTACGAGTAGTTTGGCTTACCACGGCAACTTTTTGAGATAGTTTTATGCCTTCTAGCTCGCTCTCTTCAAGTATCACATAAACCTTGCCTGTAGCGTATGATTTGACACCTTTAACTTCAGGGTGATTTTCATCGCCAAAGATAACGATATCATAGCCTTCTTTACTCATCTTTTCACAAATTTGCTGAGGCTTCGTCACAAAGGGACAGGTGGCGTCTATAACATTTACGTTACTGCTTTTAAGCCTTGCAAGATCGGTTTTGGTTATACCGTGAGTACGGATTATAGCCTTTTTTTCTTCGCTTAGCTCCTCAATTCCCTGCAAAGTTTTAACGTTAAAATTGAGTTTTAATCTATTTATCTCTTCGTTATTGTGTATAAGAGGTCCTATGGTTGCCGCATCTTTAGCGTTTTCAGCGATCTTTATCGCTCGCTTAACTCCAAAACAAAATCCGTAACTACTAGCAAGCTCAATCTTCAACGCTAGCTCCAAGCTCTCTTAATATAGAGCCGAATTTCGGAAAAGAGGTAGATATAAATTCGCTCTTTTCGATCACCATTCCGCATTTAAGACCTAAAATAGCAAAGCTCATAGCCATACGATGATCGCCGTGGCTATCTATGATCGCACTATTTGCCTGCGCACCCTTGACGCTAAAACCGTCTTCAAATTCACTCACTTCAAGCCCGCACTTCTTAAGTCCTTCAACCATAACGGCGATCCTATCGCTCTCTTTTACTCTAAGCTCTTTTGCATTTCTTATGACGCTTACTCCGCTTGCATTGGCAAAAGCCACGGCAAGAGCCGGCACTTCATCAATAAGCCAAGAGATATTTTCGCTTACTTCAACGGCTTTAAGAGGAGCGTATCTTATCTCGATCTCGCCTATGCTCTCGTATTCGCTGCTGGTCTCTTTAAATTTTATATCTGCACCCATTTTTTCAAGTACCCTGTAAGCCTCTATACGGGTTTTATTTAAAAGCATATTTTTAAGCACTAAGTGTGAATTTGGAATGATCGCCGCCGCAACCGCAAAGAAAAATGCAGAGCTTGGATCGTTTGGTACAAAAATTTCAAGAGGCTTAAGAGGATTTTGCATCGGTTTTATAGATACTTCCGTGCCGTTTCGCTCTATTTGCGCACCCATTCCTTTTAGCATTCTTTCAGTATGATCTCGGCTTAACTCAGGCTCATTTATCATGCATCCGTTTGATTTAAGACCCGCTAAAAGCAAAGCGGACTTAACCTGGGCCGAGGCTATTTTACTATCAAATTTAAAATACTCAAGCTTGCTTCCTCGTATCGCAAGCGGTGCTCTATCGCCGTTATTTGCGCCGTCTATCTTGGCTCCCACACCAACAAGAGGCTTTGCGATCCTTGCCATCGGGCGGCGGTTTAGATATTCATCTCCGCTTAGCACGAAAAATCCTTCGCTTGCAGCTAAAAATCCCATAAGCAGTCTCATCGCCGTGCCAGAATTTCCGCACTCAAGCACGACTTCGGGCTCTTTTAAATTTTTAGGCGGGATTATCGTTAGCTCATCATCAGTTTGGGAAATTTCAGCCCCCAAAAACTTGACAATATTTAAAGTATTTAGAGTATCTTCCGCTTTCAGATAGTTTTTTATGCGAGAAGGCTTATCAGAAAGCAACGAAAATATCGCACACCTATGAGATATCGATTTATCAGGAGCGATAACCTCTAATTTTGCATCTATCCTGTCTCTTAAAGCAAAAATTTTCATCTTATCGTAATACCTAAATTCGTATTTAATGCGCTTAAAATTTTATCCATTATAAGCGCGATATCATCGTCCTCAAGCGTCTTTTGATCATCTTGAAACGTAAATTTGACCGTTAAACTGGAATTTGATCCTAAATTTTTATCTCTATAAATATCAACAGGTAAAAATTCTTTTAGGCACTCGATGTTAAGAGCTTTTATACACTCTTTTATCTTTTCAAATCTCATATCTTCAGGCACGATAAGGCTTAAGTCCCTACTTATCGCAGGAAATTTAGAATAAGCCTTCGCTACCGTTTTTTTGCATTTTAGCTTATCAAATTCCACTTCACATAGATATGTTTTTGGCAAGTCACGACTGTTTTCAACTCTTATATCAACTCTGCCGATGTATCCTACGCAAATATCGTTTTGATAAATTTTAGCCTGCTCAAATTCGCTTAGATAGCCCACATCACCGCTTGGCTTAAGCTCAAAATCACCGATTATATTTTTAATGGCTAACGCAAAACTTAAGAAGTCAATCTCGGCAGGCTTTGCGGAATTTAGCAAAGTAGGCTCCTTAACAAGTCCGCTTGCGATAAAGCCAAATCTCTGTGCCTGATCGCCGTTTTCGTTAAATACGCTACCAAATTCAAAAATTTTAACTGATTTTTTATAATTTTTGATATTTCTCTCGGCAGATTTTAAAAGATGATTTATAAGAGTCGGTCTAAGCGTATTTAACTCGCTTGTAATAGGGTTTGCAAGCTCAGCCTTGCAAGGCTTAAACCCAAGCTCGCTTAATTCTTTTGCATCATCAAAGACATAGTGAACCGATTCAAAAAACCCAACATCAGCAGCTTTTCGCCTTAAATTAAGAGCTCGTTTGTAGTCTTTGTAAGTATCATTTATCCTGCTTTGCTCACTGAATTTAAGAGGTTTTGAAGCTATGTTATCAATACCTATCATTCGCACTATCTCTTCGCAAACATCTTGTAAATTTAGCGTATCATGACGAAATTCCGGAACCTTTACATTTACGCTCTCTTTTTCGGCGTTTAAATTTACTTCAAATCCAAGCTTTTTAAGTATCCTAACCACATCATTTCTAGCGATCTCTTGCCCTATCATCTTATTCATTTCGCTCATCGTAAAACTTACGAATTTAGGCTCTTTTGTAAGTAAAGTCTGCTGCGAACCCGCATAAAGAACGGCATTTTTGAAATTTGCAAGCAGTTTAAACAGATAATCCGCCCCAAAATCGATATTAGGCTCAGAGCCCCTAAGCGAACGATAAACTTGCGTAGAACGAGGAATTTGCTTATCTTCAAATATAGTCGTGGCTATAACTTCAGGGTCAGTATAAT is a window of Campylobacter sp. CCUG 57310 DNA encoding:
- the serA gene encoding phosphoglycerate dehydrogenase produces the protein MMKTIIVCDAIHKIGFEILNREENIKVIDATSVPKDELLNIIGEADVAITRSSTEIDEKFLNAAKNLKALVRAGVGVDNVDIDGCSKRGIIAMNVPTANTIAAVELTMAHMLAAARSLPYAHNDLKMDRIWKREKWYGVELFNKTLGVIGFGNIGSRVAIRAASFGMKIIAYDPYIDPSKVTDMGGVYTRDFDDILACDFITIHTPKTKETANIIGENEILKMKDGVRLINCARGGLYNEEALYSGLKSGKIAFAGIDVFSREPATDHPLLDLENVSVTPHLGANTLESQSNIAVAAAEQAISAARGISYPNALNLPIKTEDLPPFVEPYIELISKMSFLGAQLTQAPVKAIKVEANGQVGNYIKSMLTFAIVGVLKESLGDKINYVNAQFIADEKGILTDTTIVPESGYKNKITVKITTDQGITSVSGTVFNEAEQRIVNINGFKTDFKPKGKMIIFKNSDVPGVIAKISAILAEEKINIADFRLGRDDHGFALAVVLVDEKVSKETLGKLNELDVCVWAKYAVI
- the efp gene encoding elongation factor P; this encodes MATYSMGDLKKGLKIELDGIPYKVVEYQHVKPGKGAAFVRAKIKSFIDGKVLEKTFHAGDKADQPNLEEKQMQYLYDDGEYCQFMDTATYEQVAISDDDVGDVKKWMIDGMMVDILFHNGKAIGVEVPQVVELKIVETPPNFKGDTQGGKKPATLESGAVVQIPFHVLEGEVIRVDTVRGEYIERANK
- the aroA gene encoding 3-phosphoshikimate 1-carboxyvinyltransferase, translated to MKIFALRDRIDAKLEVIAPDKSISHRCAIFSLLSDKPSRIKNYLKAEDTLNTLNIVKFLGAEISQTDDELTIIPPKNLKEPEVVLECGNSGTAMRLLMGFLAASEGFFVLSGDEYLNRRPMARIAKPLVGVGAKIDGANNGDRAPLAIRGSKLEYFKFDSKIASAQVKSALLLAGLKSNGCMINEPELSRDHTERMLKGMGAQIERNGTEVSIKPMQNPLKPLEIFVPNDPSSAFFFAVAAAIIPNSHLVLKNMLLNKTRIEAYRVLEKMGADIKFKETSSEYESIGEIEIRYAPLKAVEVSENISWLIDEVPALAVAFANASGVSVIRNAKELRVKESDRIAVMVEGLKKCGLEVSEFEDGFSVKGAQANSAIIDSHGDHRMAMSFAILGLKCGMVIEKSEFISTSFPKFGSILRELGASVED
- a CDS encoding 30S ribosomal protein S1, with the translated sequence MAEVNKNVQINKAKDEDIEDIDFAAMLEESFKKTEEDSDGIIVDIKGDEVFVNVGKKSEGILNITEISDEDGNLKFNVGDTLKVAITGSRGGRPIVSHKKALRKEKVKAYIDAYNEDSEDVFDVKIVSKNKGGFVAQNNDGIEFFLPKSQSGFKDAGSIIGKTYKVKVIKVDKEEQSIVVSRKRILDENRRKKKEAISSIVDNLEVIEGTVKKITTYGMFVDVGGVDGLVHYSEISYKGPVNPGSLYQEGDKVLVKVIKYDDDKKHLSLSIKAAMPDPWDEIKDGLEVGDTIKVIVSNIEPYGAFVDLGNDIEGFLHISEISWDKNIKNPKDHISEGEELDVEVIEIDVKDRRLRVSLKNLLPKPFDEFKAKFKEGDVVKGTVTTVTNFGAFIKIGAVEGLLHNEDASWDRNDKCKDMFKVGDEIEVKIVKIDNTEQKISLSLKDLKQSPVQEYAKKYNVGDIVTGKIRDIKEFGIFVELGDNIDALIRKEDMGNVKAEELNINDNIEAAIAFIDEKKNRIRLSIRRLAKQKEREVLNEINSDDKVTLGDIIKEQLS
- the pheT gene encoding phenylalanine--tRNA ligase subunit beta, encoding MIISRNWLNEWVDISNTGNETLLKTLNSIGLEVDSFNEIKIPEKIVVGYVKSKAKHENAEKLSVCQVDVGSETLQIVCGAKNVEAGQFVPVALVGAVMPSGLEIKRAKLRGVESNGMICSSSELGLVKTNDGIMPLDESIGELKLGKELNEYPILNDTFIEIELTPNRGDCLSVYGIARDVSAALDLPLKNASKYDEAENLLGIGRILAIHAEENLKSSFQYRVFELKDAINENLLMKIRLALIECTKEHCVERLLEYATHSTGVLFNAYDYDKLKKDEDRVVFDLEKDKFLASKILVGGQILGVAGIYQSDSAALEKDSKKIIIEANYTDPEVIATTIFEDKQIPRSTQVYRSLRGSEPNIDFGADYLFKLLANFKNAVLYAGSQQTLLTKEPKFVSFTMSEMNKMIGQEIARNDVVRILKKLGFEVNLNAEKESVNVKVPEFRHDTLNLQDVCEEIVRMIGIDNIASKPLKFSEQSRINDTYKDYKRALNLRRKAADVGFFESVHYVFDDAKELSELGFKPCKAELANPITSELNTLRPTLINHLLKSAERNIKNYKKSVKIFEFGSVFNENGDQAQRFGFIASGLVKEPTLLNSAKPAEIDFLSFALAIKNIIGDFELKPSGDVGYLSEFEQAKIYQNDICVGYIGRVDIRVENSRDLPKTYLCEVEFDKLKCKKTVAKAYSKFPAISRDLSLIVPEDMRFEKIKECIKALNIECLKEFLPVDIYRDKNLGSNSSLTVKFTFQDDQKTLEDDDIALIMDKILSALNTNLGITIR
- a CDS encoding Rdx family protein, producing the protein MEVKITYCNSUNYRPTASRVEEKILEQVPGASVSKVVGDSGNFIIEVDGNVLYSKKDLIGTSVNALPNHDEIMEIVERIKAL
- a CDS encoding 4-hydroxy-3-methylbut-2-enyl diphosphate reductase, with protein sequence MKIELASSYGFCFGVKRAIKIAENAKDAATIGPLIHNNEEINRLKLNFNVKTLQGIEELSEEKKAIIRTHGITKTDLARLKSSNVNVIDATCPFVTKPQQICEKMSKEGYDIVIFGDENHPEVKGVKSYATGKVYVILEESELEGIKLSQKVAVVSQTTRKVEKLMQIVNCLMLKTKEVRVFNTICNATLENQEAVKDLAQKADVMVIIGGKNSSNTKQLYLISKNFCDDSYLIENESELEGAWFEGKNHCGISAGASTPDWIIQDVINKIKELKPD
- a CDS encoding glutamate--tRNA ligase family protein; its protein translation is MNSQIISRIAPTPSGFLHAGNVYNFLLTYLFTRAFDGILHLRIDDYDLVRYKSQYTENIFRVLDMLGVDFDGGASSVTEFESKFSFKFRASNYEAALKRLENLGVCYACECSHSMRNSFENGIYKQICLNKNLKFTLGKTCVRLHVNSDEMIEVGCDGTRFGLANLNQSKSINLAKDMGDFMIYKKDGAAAYNLASLIDDEMLGVNLLVRGEDLLECSAAQKYMANLLGLNFKNANFIHHSLLKSGDKKLSKTSNAPAVNLKDGAKIYYKFLAKKLGLNEAICDTLSNLLEAFKENISHIKAL
- a CDS encoding DJ-1 family glyoxalase III; this encodes MKKVAVMLANGFEEIEAITIIDILKRAGVQAKFVGLDADILTGAHGVKVNADTTLDKISESEFDMIVLPGGLPGAQHLTDSDRLKAILKEFDLNGKFVAAICAAPMALAKAEVIKQSYTCYPGFETKVGKDGYISSQNVVKDGNIITSRGPATAMEFALELVRNLCGEQIYKDVKEGLLFVG
- a CDS encoding RNA-binding protein, whose translation is MNIYVGNLSYRMTEAELKDTFSPFGEVKRAKIVRDRETDRSKGFGFVEMDDAAGAKAIEALNDKEIGGRTLRVNEARPKD